Proteins from a genomic interval of uncultured Methanocorpusculum sp.:
- a CDS encoding arsenic metallochaperone ArsD family protein, with translation MSSMCLYEAKDPDTTHPEYIRITELIEKLKPKGILIERARYDTNPNVARLISLNGEKILPAVVVNNFVMITGRYPSNEEVRQILHVSDSLIERKTHCGCCCIPGFECDE, from the coding sequence ATGTCATCAATGTGTCTTTACGAAGCAAAAGACCCGGATACGACCCACCCCGAGTACATCAGGATAACCGAACTTATCGAGAAGCTCAAACCCAAAGGGATCCTGATCGAGCGGGCGAGATATGACACCAACCCAAACGTCGCCCGTCTCATATCCCTGAACGGTGAAAAGATCCTGCCGGCCGTCGTCGTCAACAACTTCGTGATGATCACCGGCAGATATCCGAGCAATGAAGAGGTCAGACAGATCCTCCACGTCTCCGACAGTCTTATCGAACGAAAAACGCATTGCGGCTGCTGCTGCATTCCCGGATTCGAATGCGATGAGTGA
- a CDS encoding tetratricopeptide repeat protein: MLQKIRRFFADPPHPADADTDAPQGRTLEPVISRLEREAGEGNVEAMFRLGSIFISGDGAERDPALAKEWFEKVAAEGNTVAMRRLAGMYAAGDGVDKDPAKEKEWLRKAEEIEIMLKAMGLVWGVAE; encoded by the coding sequence ATGCTGCAGAAAATACGCCGTTTCTTCGCCGACCCGCCTCATCCGGCAGATGCCGACACCGATGCCCCGCAGGGCAGAACTTTAGAGCCGGTCATCTCACGGCTGGAAAGAGAAGCGGGTGAAGGAAACGTTGAGGCAATGTTTCGGCTTGGTTCGATTTTTATCTCAGGCGACGGCGCAGAAAGAGACCCGGCTCTTGCAAAAGAGTGGTTTGAAAAGGTGGCGGCCGAAGGAAACACCGTGGCGATGCGGCGGCTTGCCGGGATGTATGCCGCAGGCGACGGCGTGGATAAAGACCCGGCCAAAGAAAAAGAATGGCTGAGAAAAGCAGAAGAGATCGAGATCATGCTCAAAGCCATGGGTCTTGTCTGGGGCGTCGCAGAATAA